One genomic segment of Salinigranum rubrum includes these proteins:
- a CDS encoding DUF7846 domain-containing protein, whose protein sequence is MDSDSDSDSDSVPASFAGRSRRWFRDLHPLDAVAVVLAAAVGVLVFAVATDLFAYHSVNDDEGVYLLQAAMLLDGKLFLSPLPELADLVHPWFFVEKSTPTGPLLYPKYAPVPAAMFAVGTALGEPRLTLGAVAAGSGYLLYLLGRHVADRPTGLVAVCLLVTAPLFLLSSAVFLPYAPTTLWNLAFAVAYLRAVQRDSLPYAVAAGLAIGVAFFARPYTAVVFAAPFVAHTLWRLWTGVRGERALRERVESTVAIALPGLCFVALTLAYNAVVTGSPTTFPYEAFAPRDGLGFGEREILGYTETYTPELAFESTTEALSLFFTTFAPLGVLGGLLALAGVWVAFRSPRVDREASALLAGLSLSVVLGNAYFWGTLNGLRNDLIDLLGPFYHFDLLVPVSLFAAVGLVTLARRLHAAVSTRLNPVLARTVLALLLVSAAPVVVSAEQAALSGPWEENRQRTESLAATYDPFRTHQFENALVYTPDPYGDWQQHPFQYLRNDPGFDGNALYVLDEGPDADVRALDATNRTPYRFTYRGEWTGAVTPVESELTRLRVLEGERISAVSRFGAPVEATAASIRIETESDAARYRVESVSSEVRVEWDLTPAGAAVTNHRQAAGPSRVPLPDGASEVDIVVRFATVGGASVTYRQEATVDSGGPSASSGRPRRGCVGSDLSVGRKERGSVPTASTSPASPSRRRRGWSSRRPERGFTPNDPSRVGREQTTCRRVS, encoded by the coding sequence GTGGATTCGGACTCGGACTCGGACTCGGACTCGGTTCCTGCGAGCTTCGCCGGACGGAGCCGTCGCTGGTTTCGAGACCTGCACCCGCTCGACGCCGTCGCCGTCGTCCTCGCCGCGGCGGTCGGCGTCCTCGTCTTCGCCGTCGCGACGGACCTCTTCGCGTACCACTCGGTGAACGACGACGAGGGCGTCTACCTCCTGCAGGCGGCGATGCTCCTCGACGGGAAGCTCTTCTTGTCACCGCTCCCCGAACTCGCCGACCTCGTCCATCCGTGGTTCTTCGTCGAGAAGTCGACGCCGACCGGGCCGCTGCTGTATCCGAAGTACGCGCCCGTCCCGGCGGCGATGTTCGCGGTCGGCACAGCACTCGGAGAGCCGCGACTCACGCTCGGGGCCGTCGCCGCCGGGTCCGGGTACCTGCTGTACCTGCTCGGTCGCCACGTGGCCGACCGCCCGACCGGACTCGTCGCCGTCTGTCTCCTGGTGACGGCTCCGCTCTTTTTGCTCTCCTCGGCCGTGTTCCTCCCTTACGCGCCCACGACGCTGTGGAACCTCGCGTTCGCCGTCGCGTATCTCCGTGCCGTCCAGCGGGACTCCCTCCCGTACGCCGTCGCCGCGGGCCTCGCCATCGGCGTCGCGTTCTTCGCCCGGCCCTACACCGCCGTGGTGTTCGCCGCACCGTTCGTCGCGCACACGCTGTGGCGACTGTGGACGGGCGTCCGGGGAGAGCGCGCTCTGCGCGAGCGCGTCGAATCGACGGTCGCCATCGCGCTCCCGGGGCTGTGCTTCGTCGCCCTCACGCTGGCGTACAACGCCGTCGTGACCGGTTCGCCGACGACGTTCCCGTACGAGGCGTTCGCCCCGCGCGACGGCCTCGGGTTCGGCGAGCGGGAGATTCTGGGCTACACCGAGACGTACACCCCCGAACTCGCGTTCGAGTCGACGACGGAGGCGCTCTCCCTGTTCTTCACGACGTTCGCACCGCTGGGTGTGCTCGGCGGTCTGCTCGCGCTCGCCGGCGTGTGGGTCGCGTTTCGCTCACCCCGCGTCGACCGGGAGGCGAGCGCGCTCCTCGCCGGTCTCTCTCTCTCCGTCGTGCTCGGCAACGCCTACTTCTGGGGGACGCTCAACGGCCTCCGGAACGACCTCATCGACCTCCTGGGGCCGTTCTACCACTTCGACCTCCTCGTCCCCGTGTCGCTGTTCGCCGCCGTCGGTCTCGTCACGCTCGCCCGTCGCCTCCACGCGGCGGTCTCCACCCGCCTCAACCCCGTCCTCGCCCGCACGGTCCTCGCGCTCCTCCTCGTCTCTGCGGCCCCCGTCGTCGTGAGCGCGGAGCAGGCGGCGCTGTCGGGACCCTGGGAGGAGAACCGCCAGCGCACCGAGAGCCTCGCGGCGACCTACGACCCGTTTCGAACCCACCAGTTCGAGAACGCGCTCGTCTACACGCCCGACCCGTACGGCGACTGGCAGCAACACCCGTTCCAGTATCTCCGCAACGACCCCGGTTTCGACGGAAACGCGCTCTACGTCCTCGACGAGGGGCCCGACGCCGACGTCCGCGCGCTCGACGCGACGAACCGGACGCCGTACCGGTTTACGTATCGAGGCGAGTGGACCGGCGCCGTCACTCCCGTCGAGTCGGAACTGACACGACTCCGGGTCCTGGAGGGCGAGCGCATCTCGGCCGTCTCGCGCTTCGGCGCGCCCGTCGAGGCGACGGCCGCCTCGATTCGAATCGAGACCGAGTCGGACGCCGCCCGCTACCGCGTCGAGTCCGTGAGTAGCGAGGTCCGGGTCGAGTGGGACCTCACCCCGGCGGGCGCCGCGGTGACGAACCACCGACAGGCAGCGGGCCCGTCGCGGGTACCGCTACCGGACGGGGCGAGCGAAGTCGACATCGTCGTCCGCTTCGCCACCGTCGGAGGGGCGTCCGTCACCTACCGACAGGAGGCGACGGTCGACTCGGGGGGACCCTCCGCGTCCTCTGGCCGCCCGAGACGCGGGTGTGTCGGCTCCGACCTGAGTGTGGGACGGAAGGAACGTGGGTCGGTCCCGACGGCGAGTACCTCACCGGCGTCTCCGTCGAGACGGAGGCGCGGGTGGTCGAGCAGGCGTCCTGAGCGGGGCTTCACCCCGAACGACCCGAGTCGTGTGGGGCGAGAGCAAACCACATGTCGGCGGGTCTCGTAG
- a CDS encoding ABC transporter ATP-binding protein, whose product MSDSVLSNSNSNSNLDSNRDGRELNAQDAGAETPVLTLEDLSKRYGSEPVIEDLSLSVTEGEILTLLGPSGCGKTTTLRLIAGLDRPDSGTIRLNGEPVSGEGSFVAPEERGVGVVFQEFALFPHLTAAENVAFGLQDLSAEETDRRVEGLLDLVGLEAQADSYPDELSGGQQQRVALARSLAPEPEILLLDEPFSNLDVDLRVAMREEVRDIIKEAGVTAISVTHDQEEAMSISDRVAVVNDGRIEQIGEPENVFQHPESRFVAGFLGYASFIPGRVRGDVVETDVGAVPRGQIHGLAPEYDDTCIDILVRPDDVYAKPIPVADGDGAVIEADGSDRDGDGRVGNAEVKAKRYLGPTILYEVALDDGTRVQCMHNHDEQVALDSRVDLTLQADHELAWFPCEQRPAIENREDQLRHGADD is encoded by the coding sequence ATGTCAGATAGTGTACTCTCGAACTCGAACTCGAACTCGAACCTGGACTCGAACCGCGACGGGCGGGAACTGAACGCACAGGACGCGGGCGCAGAGACGCCCGTGCTGACGCTCGAAGACCTCTCGAAACGCTACGGCTCCGAGCCCGTCATCGAGGACCTGTCGCTGTCGGTCACCGAGGGCGAAATCCTGACCCTCCTCGGACCCTCGGGCTGTGGCAAGACCACCACCCTGCGGCTCATCGCGGGGCTGGACCGCCCCGACTCCGGGACGATTCGCCTCAACGGCGAACCCGTCTCGGGCGAGGGCTCGTTCGTCGCGCCCGAAGAGCGCGGCGTCGGCGTCGTCTTCCAGGAGTTCGCGCTCTTTCCCCACCTCACGGCCGCCGAGAACGTCGCGTTCGGGCTTCAGGACCTCTCGGCCGAAGAGACCGACCGGCGCGTCGAGGGGCTCCTCGACCTCGTGGGGCTCGAAGCGCAGGCCGACTCGTACCCGGACGAACTGTCTGGCGGTCAGCAACAGCGCGTCGCACTCGCGCGGTCGCTCGCGCCCGAACCCGAGATTCTGCTCCTCGACGAGCCGTTCTCGAATCTCGACGTCGACCTCCGCGTGGCGATGCGCGAGGAGGTCCGCGACATCATCAAGGAGGCGGGCGTCACCGCCATCTCCGTCACGCACGACCAGGAGGAGGCGATGAGTATCTCGGATCGAGTCGCCGTGGTGAACGACGGCCGCATCGAACAGATCGGCGAACCCGAGAACGTCTTCCAGCACCCCGAGTCGCGCTTTGTCGCCGGCTTCCTGGGCTACGCCTCGTTCATCCCCGGCCGCGTCCGGGGAGACGTCGTCGAAACCGACGTCGGAGCCGTCCCCCGCGGACAGATCCACGGCCTCGCCCCCGAGTACGACGACACCTGCATCGACATCCTCGTCCGCCCCGACGACGTCTACGCGAAACCGATTCCCGTCGCCGACGGCGACGGTGCCGTCATCGAAGCGGACGGGAGTGACCGCGACGGCGACGGGCGTGTCGGCAACGCCGAGGTGAAGGCGAAGCGCTACCTCGGGCCGACCATCCTCTACGAGGTGGCGCTCGACGACGGGACCCGGGTCCAGTGTATGCACAACCACGACGAACAGGTCGCCCTCGACTCGCGCGTCGACCTGACCCTCCAGGCCGACCACGAACTCGCGTGGTTCCCCTGTGAGCAGCGCCCCGCCATCGAGAACCGCGAGGACCAACTCCGCCACGGCGCCGACGACTGA
- a CDS encoding ABC transporter permease has protein sequence MATDQGTTPETADDPLPLGLTVAAAGVAAAVLLPLVWLFRTALGVGTTEAVALLARPTTLEVFVNSALLVAGVTGASILLGVPLAYLTVRTDLPFARFWTVVVSLPLVIPSYIGAFAFVSAFGPRGAFQRLLAPLGVESLPEIYGFHGAVLVLTLYTYPYVYITTRAALKSLDTTLIDAARTLRHDRREAFRHVTLPHIRPAVAAGALLVALYTLSDFGTPAIMQFDAFTRVIYVEFNAFGRDTATLLSLQLVGLTVFILALESKVSGDERTAAGGRSSDVVPLGRWKLPALCLCAGVAGLALVVPLGILLTWLGDTSGIGQGLAFRAEYALNSVGVSAAAALVATLAGLPVAYLAAKRDSIVGTLAERATYVGYAVPGVVLGLALVFLGTTVATPIYQTTFLLVFAYVVRFLPQAVGSLRASFLRVDPALPEAARTLGRTPVGAFRSVTLPLVAPGLLGGAALVFLTTMKELPATLLLRPSGFKTLVVHIWTAYASGYFGQAAVPALILLGVSGLSMLVILSQEGYDVR, from the coding sequence ATGGCGACAGACCAGGGAACCACACCGGAGACGGCTGACGACCCGCTCCCCCTCGGCCTCACGGTCGCGGCGGCGGGCGTGGCAGCAGCCGTGCTCTTGCCCCTGGTCTGGCTCTTTCGGACGGCGCTCGGCGTCGGAACGACCGAGGCGGTCGCGCTCCTCGCCCGCCCGACGACCCTCGAAGTGTTCGTCAACAGCGCGTTGTTGGTCGCCGGGGTCACGGGCGCGTCGATTCTGCTGGGGGTCCCGCTGGCGTACCTCACCGTCCGGACGGACCTCCCGTTCGCGCGCTTCTGGACGGTCGTCGTCTCGCTTCCCCTGGTGATTCCGAGCTACATCGGCGCGTTCGCGTTCGTCTCGGCCTTTGGACCGAGAGGCGCGTTCCAGCGCCTCCTCGCGCCGCTGGGTGTGGAGTCGCTGCCCGAGATATACGGCTTTCACGGCGCCGTGTTGGTTCTCACGCTGTACACCTACCCGTACGTGTACATCACGACGCGGGCGGCGCTGAAGTCGCTCGACACGACGCTCATCGACGCCGCACGCACCCTGCGGCACGACCGACGCGAGGCGTTCCGCCACGTCACCCTCCCTCACATCCGCCCGGCGGTCGCCGCGGGCGCACTGCTGGTGGCGCTGTACACCCTCTCGGACTTCGGCACCCCCGCCATCATGCAGTTCGACGCCTTCACTCGGGTGATTTACGTGGAGTTCAACGCCTTCGGGCGCGACACGGCGACGCTGCTCTCGCTCCAACTCGTGGGACTGACGGTGTTCATCCTCGCGCTGGAGTCGAAAGTCAGCGGGGACGAGCGCACGGCGGCCGGCGGCCGGTCGAGCGACGTCGTCCCGCTGGGTCGGTGGAAACTCCCAGCGCTCTGTCTCTGTGCGGGCGTGGCCGGCCTCGCGCTCGTCGTCCCGCTGGGCATCCTGCTCACGTGGCTCGGCGACACCTCGGGAATCGGGCAGGGGCTCGCGTTCCGCGCCGAGTACGCGCTGAACTCGGTCGGGGTTTCGGCCGCCGCGGCGCTCGTGGCGACGCTCGCCGGCCTGCCGGTGGCGTACCTCGCCGCGAAGCGCGACTCGATTGTCGGAACGCTCGCCGAGCGAGCGACCTACGTCGGCTACGCGGTGCCCGGCGTCGTCCTCGGCCTCGCCTTGGTGTTCCTCGGAACCACCGTGGCGACGCCCATCTACCAGACCACCTTCCTCTTGGTGTTCGCGTACGTCGTCCGCTTCTTACCGCAGGCGGTGGGGTCGCTCCGGGCGTCCTTCCTCCGAGTGGACCCCGCGCTCCCCGAGGCCGCGAGGACGCTCGGACGGACGCCCGTCGGCGCGTTCCGCTCGGTGACGCTCCCGCTCGTCGCTCCCGGGCTACTGGGCGGGGCAGCGCTCGTCTTCTTGACGACGATGAAGGAACTCCCGGCGACGCTCCTGCTCAGGCCGTCGGGGTTCAAGACGCTCGTCGTCCACATCTGGACCGCCTACGCGTCCGGATACTTCGGTCAGGCCGCGGTCCCCGCGCTGATCCTCCTCGGCGTGTCGGGGCTGTCGATGCTGGTCATCCTCTCACAGGAGGGATACGATGTCAGATAG
- a CDS encoding iron ABC transporter substrate-binding protein, with the protein MSDDSDAASSRRRFLAAASTVGVASVAGCNGLLGGNTTSGEGTGTESGSNEGGTASSSDGGGTVGQIGSGRSPFGDRQLSGGVSMSEMPDLSGELTLYSGRGEALVGELISFIEDLYPDFTVRPRYNSAADLVNQIQTEGQNSPADAFFSVNAGALGALKDAGRTVELPQEVLDMVRAEFHDPDGQWVGTSGRARTVPYNTDTFSESDIPDDIFAFPDTEAFEGSIGWAPTYSSFQAFITAMRVLNGEEETRAWLEGMQELGVQEFSDEFLVSQAVADGEIDAGFANHYYIQRVLAGRPNAPIATAFTEGDAGAIFNVAGALVLDTAEDRTLASNFVRHLLSAEAQDYFARTTFEYPLVPGVDPIGELPSIDELNPPQGLDLTQLSDLEGTVRLLRDTGVL; encoded by the coding sequence ATGAGCGACGATTCTGACGCGGCCAGCAGCCGGCGTCGATTCCTCGCGGCCGCCTCGACCGTCGGCGTCGCGTCGGTCGCCGGCTGTAACGGACTGCTCGGTGGAAATACGACCAGCGGAGAGGGGACCGGGACGGAGAGCGGCAGCAACGAGGGCGGCACCGCCAGCAGCAGTGACGGCGGCGGTACCGTCGGACAGATCGGCTCCGGACGGTCCCCGTTCGGCGACCGCCAGCTCTCCGGCGGCGTCTCGATGAGCGAGATGCCCGACCTCTCGGGCGAACTCACCCTCTACTCCGGTCGCGGCGAGGCCCTCGTCGGCGAACTCATCAGTTTCATCGAGGACCTATACCCCGACTTTACCGTTCGCCCCCGCTACAACTCCGCGGCGGACCTCGTGAATCAGATCCAGACCGAGGGACAGAACTCCCCGGCCGACGCCTTCTTCTCGGTGAACGCCGGCGCGCTCGGCGCGCTGAAGGACGCCGGACGGACCGTCGAACTCCCCCAGGAGGTGCTCGACATGGTCCGCGCGGAGTTCCACGACCCCGACGGGCAGTGGGTCGGGACCTCCGGTCGCGCCCGGACCGTCCCGTACAACACCGACACGTTCTCCGAGTCGGACATCCCCGACGACATCTTCGCCTTCCCCGACACCGAGGCCTTCGAGGGCTCCATCGGCTGGGCGCCGACGTACTCGTCGTTCCAGGCGTTCATCACCGCGATGCGAGTCCTCAACGGGGAAGAGGAGACGAGAGCCTGGTTGGAGGGAATGCAGGAACTCGGCGTGCAGGAGTTCTCCGACGAGTTCCTCGTCTCGCAAGCGGTCGCCGACGGTGAGATAGACGCCGGCTTCGCGAACCACTACTACATCCAGCGCGTCCTCGCCGGCCGACCGAACGCCCCCATCGCGACGGCGTTCACCGAGGGCGACGCGGGCGCTATCTTCAACGTCGCCGGCGCGCTCGTGCTCGACACCGCCGAGGACCGGACGCTCGCGTCGAACTTCGTCCGGCACCTCCTCTCGGCGGAGGCGCAGGACTACTTCGCACGGACGACGTTCGAGTACCCGCTCGTCCCCGGAGTCGACCCCATCGGGGAGTTACCGAGTATCGACGAATTGAACCCCCCCCAGGGGTTAGACCTGACACAACTCTCCGACCTCGAAGGCACCGTCCGACTGCTGCGGGACACCGGGGTGCTGTGA
- a CDS encoding alpha-1 4-glucan-protein synthase, translating into MSREICVVVPTIREYECIRAYVENARSHGFETDRLFFVLVTEDFCDSAAMREMLSDLGVDGEVFDGSRREAWFEAHDVSEFSHLVPAASHAQTSFGLLYLWANDFEYGFFIDDDTLPHAEWDFFGRHMANLAFEGETESVRSDERWVNVLYQAFDEHGLYPRGYPYAAMDESVETGVKDVEHVVASQGLWTNVPDLDAVRILMDGDLRGQAQTRTTREHFTNDFVADEGQYLTVCSMNLAFRREVVPAFYQLPMDDNAWDVGRFDDIWSGVFLKRAADLLGHDVVSGFPLCEHNKAPRPTFDDLNNEVPGLELNEHLWEYVDEVGAGSETYAEAFRAMADRLAEGDFSDLNNGAFLTHCGEYMRDWLDCLDALTPVDPQPVPADD; encoded by the coding sequence ATGAGTCGAGAGATCTGTGTCGTCGTGCCGACCATTCGCGAGTACGAGTGCATCCGGGCGTACGTCGAGAACGCCCGGTCACACGGGTTCGAGACCGACCGTCTCTTCTTCGTACTCGTGACGGAGGACTTCTGCGACAGCGCGGCGATGCGGGAGATGCTGTCTGACCTCGGCGTCGACGGGGAGGTGTTCGACGGGAGTAGACGCGAGGCGTGGTTCGAGGCCCACGACGTCTCGGAGTTCTCACACCTCGTCCCGGCGGCGAGCCACGCCCAGACGAGTTTCGGGCTGTTGTACCTGTGGGCGAACGACTTCGAGTACGGCTTCTTCATCGACGACGACACGCTCCCCCACGCGGAGTGGGACTTCTTCGGCCGCCACATGGCGAACCTCGCGTTCGAGGGCGAGACGGAGTCGGTGCGGTCGGACGAGCGCTGGGTGAACGTGCTGTATCAGGCGTTCGACGAGCACGGCCTCTACCCCCGCGGCTACCCCTACGCCGCGATGGACGAGAGCGTCGAGACCGGCGTGAAGGACGTAGAGCACGTCGTCGCCTCGCAGGGGCTGTGGACCAACGTCCCCGACCTGGACGCGGTCCGCATCCTGATGGACGGCGACCTCCGGGGACAGGCGCAGACCCGGACGACGAGAGAGCACTTCACGAACGACTTCGTCGCCGACGAGGGGCAGTACCTCACGGTGTGCTCGATGAATCTCGCCTTCCGCCGCGAAGTCGTCCCCGCCTTCTACCAGCTTCCGATGGACGACAACGCCTGGGACGTCGGCCGGTTCGACGACATCTGGTCGGGGGTCTTCCTGAAGCGCGCGGCCGACCTGCTCGGCCACGACGTGGTTTCGGGCTTCCCGCTCTGTGAGCACAACAAGGCGCCCCGGCCGACGTTCGACGACCTGAACAACGAGGTTCCCGGCCTCGAACTCAACGAACACCTCTGGGAGTACGTCGACGAGGTCGGCGCCGGGTCGGAGACGTACGCCGAGGCCTTCCGCGCGATGGCCGACCGCCTCGCCGAGGGCGACTTCTCCGACCTGAACAACGGCGCGTTCCTCACCCACTGCGGCGAGTACATGCGTGACTGGCTCGACTGCCTCGACGCGCTGACGCCCGTCGACCCCCAGCCGGTCCCCGCGGACGACTGA
- a CDS encoding sensor histidine kinase, with amino-acid sequence MFSHGFSTTNAGTGFGLAIVRTIVEAHGWVVSATESETGGARFEVRTTPAPSTRFGSETPTSARSAPTQ; translated from the coding sequence GTGTTCTCACACGGCTTCTCGACGACGAACGCCGGGACGGGGTTCGGCCTCGCCATCGTCCGCACCATCGTCGAGGCACACGGCTGGGTGGTCTCGGCCACCGAGAGCGAGACGGGCGGGGCCCGGTTCGAGGTCCGGACCACCCCGGCCCCTTCCACCCGGTTCGGCTCGGAGACGCCCACCAGCGCGCGGAGCGCCCCGACGCAGTGA
- a CDS encoding FkbM family methyltransferase has product MNVRSLPLRVVTKTAHDGPRATLTAARTYLSNHLTRARNVLSYRFRASRGEKSVVHDGVRLRVDHPHFDDQVRSWLVRGEYETPEARLVEKHLAGRDCDVVELGGGMGYVACRIDRLLAPGRTHVVVEADRAVRPVLEATREANGAGFVVRPAAYAPVGDLVTFYRQERFTQNSIRAERSSLDADSVPAVSLANLCAAYALDRVAVVADVEGAEHDLLAHEGDVLRAHVDLLVVEFHAMGDETAETGVDRLADLGFELVDRDNDVYVFENRSCLPSR; this is encoded by the coding sequence ATGAACGTTCGCTCGCTCCCGCTTCGCGTCGTCACGAAGACGGCCCACGACGGGCCACGCGCCACCCTCACCGCGGCCCGGACGTATCTCTCGAACCATCTGACCCGGGCACGCAACGTCCTCTCGTATCGGTTCCGCGCGTCGCGAGGCGAAAAGAGCGTCGTCCACGACGGCGTCCGCCTGCGGGTCGACCACCCCCACTTCGACGACCAGGTCCGCTCGTGGCTCGTCCGCGGCGAGTACGAGACGCCCGAGGCCCGATTGGTCGAGAAACACCTCGCCGGCCGCGACTGCGACGTCGTCGAACTCGGCGGCGGGATGGGCTACGTCGCCTGCCGCATCGACCGACTGCTCGCTCCCGGCCGGACGCACGTGGTCGTCGAGGCGGACCGGGCGGTCCGCCCGGTCCTCGAAGCGACCCGCGAGGCGAACGGCGCGGGGTTCGTCGTTCGCCCCGCGGCCTACGCCCCCGTCGGCGACCTGGTCACGTTCTACCGCCAGGAGCGGTTCACCCAGAACTCCATCCGCGCCGAGCGCTCCTCGCTCGACGCCGACAGCGTCCCCGCCGTCTCGCTCGCCAACCTCTGCGCGGCGTACGCGCTCGACCGGGTCGCCGTCGTCGCCGACGTCGAGGGTGCCGAACACGACCTCCTCGCCCACGAGGGCGACGTCCTCCGCGCCCACGTCGACCTGCTCGTCGTCGAGTTCCACGCGATGGGCGACGAGACGGCCGAGACGGGCGTCGACCGACTCGCCGACCTCGGATTCGAACTCGTCGACCGCGACAACGACGTCTACGTGTTCGAGAACCGTTCCTGCTTACCCTCCCGGTGA
- a CDS encoding DCC1-like thiol-disulfide oxidoreductase family protein has protein sequence MTQSQHDAVLVYDGECPYCSLTARTLRRLRGVATVSWYDETAQELLRAQFGETPFAVVLVDRRQGRVYAGRSAAEEVAERAGAPDVVSSLVRDRYDEIAWAVGVASGRDRDPDDYHDVYPLTEDAAALFDDLAGRATSEAATPA, from the coding sequence ATGACTCAGTCGCAGCACGATGCGGTGCTCGTGTACGACGGCGAGTGTCCCTACTGCTCTCTCACGGCGCGCACGCTCCGTCGACTCCGCGGCGTCGCGACCGTCTCGTGGTACGACGAGACGGCCCAGGAACTCCTCCGCGCACAGTTCGGCGAGACGCCGTTCGCGGTGGTCCTCGTCGACCGACGACAGGGCCGGGTCTACGCCGGTCGCTCCGCCGCCGAGGAGGTCGCAGAGCGCGCCGGAGCGCCCGACGTCGTCAGTTCGCTCGTCCGCGACCGCTACGACGAAATCGCCTGGGCCGTCGGCGTCGCCAGCGGGCGCGACCGCGACCCCGACGACTACCACGACGTGTACCCGCTCACCGAGGACGCGGCGGCGCTGTTCGACGACCTCGCCGGGCGCGCCACCAGCGAGGCTGCGACCCCCGCCTGA
- a CDS encoding GIY-YIG nuclease family protein: MPEDANEAVPNSRVVRVGPDDELARVVDDPGVGGTYVLVFELASSARVEVGALGACTFPAGDYAYVGSALGPGGFGRTERHRRKLGGEGDTVHWHVDALTTRPETSFVAAHLVPERAVECAVARRLPPGPLGGFGSSDCGCRSHLSLVGREAVENAVRTAVERDGSP; the protein is encoded by the coding sequence ATGCCGGAGGACGCGAACGAGGCGGTCCCGAACTCACGCGTGGTCCGCGTCGGGCCCGACGACGAACTCGCGCGCGTCGTCGACGACCCGGGAGTCGGCGGAACGTACGTCCTCGTCTTCGAACTCGCCTCGTCCGCACGCGTCGAGGTGGGCGCGCTCGGCGCCTGCACGTTCCCCGCGGGCGACTACGCGTACGTGGGGAGCGCGCTCGGCCCCGGAGGGTTCGGTCGTACCGAACGACACCGACGGAAACTCGGCGGGGAGGGCGATACCGTCCACTGGCACGTCGACGCCCTCACGACACGGCCCGAGACGTCGTTCGTCGCCGCACATCTCGTGCCCGAGCGGGCGGTCGAGTGTGCGGTGGCGCGGAGGCTCCCCCCGGGCCCGCTGGGCGGGTTCGGTTCCTCGGACTGTGGCTGTCGCTCACACCTGTCACTGGTCGGACGTGAGGCGGTCGAGAACGCGGTTCGGACAGCCGTCGAACGCGACGGCTCGCCGTGA
- a CDS encoding winged helix-turn-helix domain-containing protein: protein MTSDATVRVRDGSPGNRDRNEHGQFADRIPPEEALAVFEAREDRARPVTAGDVADALDCSRRTAHNKLGELTDRGVVRTRKVGARSRVWWIPIEGDDAEAPDPSRSHAVTDAAHDAELPGTGEILERRRRALLAAYDYLSEHPEAKKADFLRDVFPEHRAEFESAEGWWNAIQPALRELPGVDPPKERGHIWHYLGGD, encoded by the coding sequence ATGACGAGCGACGCCACAGTACGCGTACGAGATGGCTCCCCCGGGAACCGAGACAGGAACGAGCACGGCCAGTTCGCCGACCGCATCCCGCCGGAGGAGGCGCTCGCGGTGTTCGAGGCACGCGAGGACCGTGCCCGTCCAGTGACGGCCGGCGACGTCGCCGACGCGCTCGACTGTTCGCGGCGGACGGCGCACAACAAGCTGGGCGAACTCACCGACCGGGGCGTCGTCCGAACGCGGAAGGTCGGCGCGCGCAGTCGTGTCTGGTGGATACCGATCGAAGGCGACGACGCGGAGGCGCCCGACCCGTCCCGCAGTCACGCGGTCACGGACGCGGCCCACGACGCCGAACTGCCGGGCACCGGGGAGATTCTCGAACGGCGTCGACGGGCCCTCCTCGCGGCGTACGACTACCTGAGCGAGCATCCGGAGGCGAAGAAAGCGGACTTCCTGCGCGACGTCTTCCCCGAGCACCGCGCGGAGTTCGAGTCGGCGGAGGGGTGGTGGAACGCGATACAGCCCGCGCTGCGCGAACTCCCCGGTGTCGACCCGCCGAAGGAGCGCGGGCACATCTGGCACTACCTCGGCGGGGACTGA